A stretch of Candidatus Methylomirabilota bacterium DNA encodes these proteins:
- a CDS encoding AMP-binding protein — protein MDVLAAHAQRVPDAPALIEGDRRLTWRELVDRRNRLANALSGLGLAKGAHVILYVPNCLEAILAPSAVRAAGALPVPMNHRLVADEVAYILDHSEASVVFVGDQFLPVAERVRPTAAKAQTWILVGSERRPWAEHVDDLIARGDPGPLPEDAAQGLGGSMIYTGGTTGRPKGALRHGVDAAVVRDFMEAFGLAGPHVHLVAGPLYHSAPGSFASYTLVFGGTVVVMRKFDPEEALRAIARHRCTSTFMAPTLVKRIVDLPVSVRARHDVSSMRALVVAAAPCPMRVKEEALACFGPSVYEFYGSTELGVNTILRPEDVLRKPGSCGRAAPGVELAILDDEGRPVPAGTPGELYVRRYPGMFDGYYKDAAATQAAQRGEWASVGDVAYMDAEGFVYICDRKRDMIISAGVNIYPAEIEDALHRHPDIDDVAVFGVPDDDWGERVHAAVLRRPGAALSAEQVVGFARRHVADYKVPREVSFHAEFPRDASGKLLKRVLREPYWAGRASKI, from the coding sequence TTGGACGTCCTCGCGGCCCACGCCCAGCGCGTGCCCGACGCGCCCGCCCTGATCGAGGGCGACCGGCGCCTCACGTGGCGCGAGCTCGTGGACCGGCGCAATCGGCTGGCGAACGCGCTCTCCGGGCTCGGCCTTGCGAAGGGCGCGCACGTCATCCTCTACGTGCCGAACTGCCTCGAAGCGATCCTGGCGCCGTCCGCGGTGCGCGCGGCGGGCGCGCTCCCGGTGCCCATGAACCACCGGCTCGTCGCCGACGAGGTCGCGTACATCCTCGACCACTCGGAGGCGAGTGTCGTGTTCGTCGGCGATCAGTTCCTCCCCGTGGCCGAGCGCGTCCGGCCGACCGCCGCGAAGGCGCAGACGTGGATCCTCGTCGGAAGCGAGCGGCGGCCGTGGGCCGAGCACGTGGACGACCTGATCGCGCGGGGCGACCCTGGGCCCCTCCCCGAGGACGCCGCGCAGGGGCTCGGCGGCTCGATGATCTACACGGGCGGCACGACCGGGCGCCCGAAGGGCGCGCTCCGGCACGGCGTGGACGCGGCCGTGGTTCGGGACTTCATGGAGGCCTTCGGGCTCGCCGGGCCGCACGTGCATCTCGTCGCGGGCCCGCTCTACCACTCGGCGCCCGGCAGCTTCGCCTCCTACACGCTCGTCTTCGGCGGCACGGTCGTGGTGATGCGGAAGTTCGACCCCGAGGAGGCGCTGCGGGCGATCGCGCGCCACCGCTGCACCTCCACCTTCATGGCGCCGACCCTGGTGAAGCGCATCGTGGACCTGCCCGTCTCCGTGCGCGCCCGCCACGACGTCTCCTCGATGCGCGCGCTCGTCGTCGCGGCGGCGCCGTGCCCGATGCGCGTCAAGGAGGAGGCCCTCGCCTGTTTCGGGCCGTCCGTCTACGAGTTCTACGGCTCGACGGAGCTCGGCGTCAACACGATCCTCCGCCCCGAGGACGTGCTGCGGAAGCCCGGCTCGTGCGGCCGCGCCGCGCCCGGCGTCGAGCTCGCGATCCTCGACGACGAGGGCCGGCCGGTGCCGGCGGGGACGCCGGGCGAGCTCTACGTGCGGCGCTATCCCGGCATGTTCGACGGCTACTACAAGGACGCCGCGGCCACGCAGGCCGCGCAGCGTGGCGAGTGGGCGTCGGTTGGCGACGTCGCGTACATGGACGCCGAGGGATTCGTCTACATCTGCGACCGCAAGCGCGACATGATCATCTCGGCCGGCGTCAACATCTACCCCGCCGAGATCGAGGACGCGCTCCACCGCCACCCCGACATCGACGACGTCGCGGTCTTCGGGGTGCCGGACGACGACTGGGGCGAGCGCGTCCACGCCGCGGTGCTGCGGCGTCCGGGCGCCGCGCTCAGCGCCGAGCAGGTCGTCGGCTTCGCGCGCCGCCACGTGGCCGACTACAAGGTCCCGCGTGAGGTGTCCTTCCACGCGGAGTTCCCGCGCGACGCCTCCGGCAAGCTGCTGAAGCGCGTCCTGCGCGAGCCGTACTGGGCCGGCCGCGCCTCGAAGATCTGA
- a CDS encoding VOC family protein — protein sequence MRISGAIAQLRTTDLAESIRFYTTKVGLTLEFQYQDFYAGIRAGNQVFHLKLADERDPSIAFADAGEHFHLYFETEDAEATADALRRNGVRLVQDVHETAWGTREFAIKDDQGHTLYFGERR from the coding sequence ATGAGGATCTCTGGCGCGATCGCACAGCTGCGGACGACTGACCTGGCTGAATCAATACGTTTCTACACGACGAAGGTCGGACTGACGCTCGAGTTCCAGTACCAGGACTTCTACGCGGGAATCCGGGCGGGGAATCAGGTCTTTCACCTGAAACTCGCGGACGAACGGGACCCCTCCATCGCGTTCGCGGACGCGGGCGAACATTTCCACCTCTATTTCGAGACGGAGGATGCCGAGGCCACAGCGGACGCGTTGAGGCGAAACGGAGTCCGTCTCGTGCAGGACGTGCACGAGACCGCCTGGGGAACGAGAGAGTTCGCCATCAAGGATGATCAAGGGCACACGCTGTACTTCGGTGAGCGTCGCTAG
- a CDS encoding acyl-CoA dehydrogenase produces MEFEYSKKTKMYLEQLGDFMGKYVLPNEQVFHDQVATGPTRWQVPPIIEELKAKAHERGLWNLFLPESGRGAGLTNLEYAPLCEVMGRSPIAPEVFNCSAPDTGNMEVLERYGTPEQKKQWLEPLLEGKIRSAFAMTEPKVASSDATNIESSIVRQGDAYVINGHKWWTSGIGDPRCKILIFMGKTDPKNPDKYKQQSMILVPRDTPGIKILRMLTVFGYDDAPHGHGEVLFENVRVPASNMLLGEGRGFEIAQGRLGPGRIHHCMRQIGVAERALELMCRRANDRVAFGKKLSENDITLERIAQSRIEIDQARLLVLHAAHMMDTVGNKAARQAIAEIKVAVPNMTLRVVERAMQLHGGGGVSQAFPLASMWAHSRTLRFADGPDEVHRRQIGRLELRKHF; encoded by the coding sequence ATGGAATTCGAGTACTCGAAGAAGACCAAGATGTACCTGGAGCAGCTCGGCGACTTCATGGGCAAGTACGTCTTGCCGAACGAGCAGGTCTTCCACGACCAGGTCGCGACCGGCCCCACCCGCTGGCAGGTTCCGCCGATCATCGAGGAGCTGAAGGCGAAGGCGCACGAGCGCGGCCTCTGGAACCTCTTCCTGCCCGAGAGCGGGCGCGGCGCGGGGCTCACAAATCTAGAATACGCGCCGCTCTGCGAGGTGATGGGCCGCTCGCCGATCGCGCCCGAGGTCTTCAACTGCTCGGCGCCCGACACCGGCAACATGGAGGTGCTCGAGCGCTACGGCACGCCCGAGCAGAAGAAGCAGTGGCTCGAGCCCTTGCTCGAGGGCAAGATCCGCTCGGCCTTCGCGATGACGGAGCCGAAGGTGGCCTCGTCGGACGCGACGAACATCGAGTCGTCCATCGTCCGCCAGGGCGACGCGTACGTGATCAACGGCCACAAGTGGTGGACCTCGGGCATCGGCGACCCGCGCTGCAAGATCCTCATCTTCATGGGCAAGACCGACCCGAAGAACCCCGACAAGTACAAGCAGCAGTCGATGATCCTGGTGCCGCGCGACACGCCCGGCATCAAGATCCTCCGCATGCTGACGGTCTTCGGCTACGACGACGCGCCCCACGGCCACGGCGAGGTCCTCTTCGAGAACGTGCGCGTGCCCGCGTCGAACATGCTCCTCGGCGAGGGGCGCGGGTTCGAGATCGCGCAGGGCCGGCTCGGGCCCGGGCGCATCCACCACTGCATGCGCCAGATCGGCGTCGCCGAGCGCGCGCTCGAGCTCATGTGCCGGCGCGCGAACGACCGCGTGGCGTTCGGCAAGAAGCTCAGCGAGAACGACATCACGCTCGAGCGCATCGCCCAGTCGCGGATCGAGATCGACCAGGCGCGGCTCCTGGTGCTCCACGCCGCGCACATGATGGACACGGTCGGCAACAAGGCGGCGCGCCAGGCGATCGCCGAGATCAAGGTGGCCGTGCCCAACATGACGCTCCGGGTGGTCGAGCGCGCGATGCAGCTCCACGGCGGCGGCGGCGTGAGCCAGGCGTTCCCGCTCGCGTCCATGTGGGCGCACTCGCGGACGCTCCGCTTCGCCGACGGCCCGGACGAGGTGCACCGGCGCCAGATCGGCCGGCTCGAGCTGCGGAAGCACTTCTAG
- a CDS encoding diacylglycerol kinase family protein, translated as MEGPARRALFVVNPEAGGGRTRRVWRDLAREAARRAPECGVALTRARGDATALARRAVAEGWPLVVAVGGDGTLNEVVNGLVHAGNGPALGAILTGRGCDACRNFGLARDPRAALERALAGVETRVDIGVATSADGGTRYFLGAAGVGFDAVVAERAATSRRRGTLPYLAAVLATVCTYRPAPAAIEADGRPVWSGRLTMAVVANGACYGGGMRIAPGADPADGVLDLVVLDNLGRLELVRWLPTVYRGTHVRNPKVTVRRERSVTVRAELAVHADGEAAGRAPVTISVLPGALRLRR; from the coding sequence ATGGAAGGGCCCGCGCGACGCGCGTTATTCGTGGTGAATCCCGAAGCCGGCGGCGGCAGGACGCGGCGCGTGTGGCGGGATCTCGCGCGGGAGGCCGCCCGGCGCGCGCCTGAATGTGGCGTCGCGCTGACGCGGGCGCGGGGCGACGCGACGGCGCTCGCGCGACGGGCGGTCGCCGAGGGCTGGCCGCTGGTCGTCGCGGTCGGTGGCGACGGCACGCTGAACGAGGTGGTCAACGGCCTCGTCCACGCCGGGAACGGCCCGGCGCTCGGCGCCATCCTCACGGGGCGCGGCTGCGACGCGTGCCGGAACTTCGGCCTCGCCCGGGATCCCCGCGCGGCGCTCGAACGCGCCCTCGCGGGTGTCGAGACTCGCGTGGATATCGGCGTGGCGACGTCCGCCGACGGCGGCACGCGGTATTTCCTCGGCGCGGCGGGCGTCGGGTTCGACGCCGTCGTCGCCGAGCGCGCGGCGACCTCGCGCCGGCGCGGCACGCTCCCGTACCTCGCGGCCGTCCTCGCGACGGTCTGCACCTACCGTCCCGCGCCCGCGGCGATCGAGGCGGACGGCCGCCCCGTGTGGTCGGGGCGGCTCACGATGGCCGTCGTCGCGAACGGCGCCTGCTACGGCGGCGGGATGAGGATCGCGCCCGGCGCCGACCCCGCCGACGGCGTCCTCGACCTCGTCGTCCTCGACAACCTCGGACGGCTGGAGCTCGTGCGCTGGCTGCCGACCGTGTACCGCGGGACCCACGTGCGGAACCCGAAGGTCACGGTGCGGCGCGAGCGCAGCGTCACCGTCCGCGCCGAGCTCGCCGTGCACGCCGACGGCGAGGCCGCGGGGCGGGCGCCCGTGACGATCTCGGTGCTCCCGGGCGCGCTGCGTCTCAGGCGGTAG
- a CDS encoding EamA family transporter — translation MRPFDVALAVLVAVVWGLAFVATKLALQSFSPPELTALRFLIASVPALFLARPPVAWRALVPLGLTLFAGQFLFQFFGIAHGMPPGLASLTVQTQAFFTVLFAAVALGETPALRQVAGMAVAFAGLVLIAVTVGADQSAIGFGLTLVSAVSWGVGNVLLKRIERPAMLSLMVWASLVPPLPSLALSALLDGPGDLARAFADASWVGLGAVLYLGLVATVLAYALWGDLLRRYPVATVAPWALIVPFVGAYASSLVFGERFGPLRLAGMALVLVGLAVIVLPRGRDEATRQG, via the coding sequence GTGCGCCCGTTCGACGTCGCGCTCGCGGTGCTCGTCGCCGTCGTCTGGGGCCTCGCCTTCGTGGCGACCAAGCTCGCCCTCCAGAGCTTCTCACCGCCCGAGCTGACGGCCCTCCGGTTCCTGATCGCGTCGGTCCCCGCCCTCTTCCTCGCGCGCCCGCCGGTCGCGTGGCGCGCCCTGGTGCCGCTGGGTCTGACGCTCTTCGCCGGGCAGTTCCTGTTCCAGTTCTTCGGCATCGCCCACGGGATGCCGCCCGGGCTCGCGTCGCTGACCGTCCAGACGCAGGCCTTCTTCACCGTGCTCTTCGCCGCCGTCGCGCTCGGCGAGACGCCGGCGCTCCGGCAGGTGGCGGGCATGGCCGTGGCGTTCGCCGGCCTCGTCCTGATCGCCGTCACCGTGGGGGCCGATCAGAGCGCCATCGGCTTCGGCCTCACGCTGGTCTCCGCCGTGAGCTGGGGGGTCGGCAACGTGCTGCTGAAGCGGATCGAGCGCCCCGCGATGCTGAGCCTCATGGTGTGGGCGAGCCTGGTGCCGCCGCTCCCGTCGCTGGCGCTGTCGGCGCTGCTCGACGGCCCGGGCGACCTGGCGCGCGCCTTCGCGGACGCGTCGTGGGTCGGGCTCGGCGCCGTGCTCTACCTCGGTCTCGTGGCGACGGTCCTCGCCTACGCGCTCTGGGGCGACCTCCTGCGCCGGTATCCGGTCGCGACCGTCGCGCCCTGGGCGCTCATCGTTCCCTTCGTCGGGGCCTACGCGTCGTCGCTTGTGTTTGGCGAGCGCTTCGGGCCGCTGCGGCTCGCGGGCATGGCGCTCGTGCTGGTGGGCCTGGCGGTCATCGTGCTCCCGCGCGGACGGGACGAGGCGACGCGTCAGGGCTGA
- the nudC gene encoding NAD(+) diphosphatase yields MTPLSVYLPFNRDCLRGEFTPAKGGAAPADARGRWLIVQDQKLVVVADGDGFSLPEGEAPKGFGDALGRPHWLGTWAGTACWVAGLSKDSPVPSGFQRETLVPMQGTRLPDDLLSLGGMAMQLLHWEGTSAHCPRCGVATELLPGEWGKRCPTCRYEHYPHLHPAVIVLVRDGERVLLARKAIWAPGRYALVAGFVDNGESLEGAVAREVKEEVGVDVKDIRYVGSQNWPFPSQLMVGFVAQYAGGEITLDKEELEDARWFPRAELPTGPARHSIAGWILANFAQP; encoded by the coding sequence GTGACGCCGCTCTCGGTCTACCTCCCGTTCAATCGCGACTGCCTGCGCGGCGAGTTCACGCCCGCGAAGGGCGGCGCCGCCCCGGCCGACGCGCGCGGCCGCTGGCTCATCGTCCAGGATCAGAAGCTCGTCGTGGTCGCCGACGGCGACGGCTTCAGCCTGCCGGAGGGCGAGGCGCCGAAGGGCTTCGGCGACGCGCTCGGCCGGCCGCACTGGCTCGGCACGTGGGCGGGCACCGCGTGCTGGGTCGCGGGGCTCTCGAAGGACTCGCCGGTTCCGTCGGGCTTCCAGCGCGAGACGCTCGTGCCGATGCAGGGCACGCGCCTGCCCGACGACCTCCTCTCGCTCGGCGGCATGGCGATGCAGCTCCTCCACTGGGAGGGCACGAGCGCCCACTGCCCGCGCTGCGGCGTGGCCACCGAGCTGCTCCCCGGCGAGTGGGGCAAGCGGTGTCCCACGTGCCGCTACGAGCACTACCCCCACCTCCATCCCGCGGTGATCGTCCTCGTGCGCGACGGCGAGCGCGTCCTCCTCGCGCGCAAGGCGATCTGGGCGCCGGGACGCTACGCCCTCGTCGCGGGGTTCGTGGACAACGGGGAGTCGCTCGAGGGCGCCGTCGCGCGCGAGGTGAAGGAAGAGGTCGGCGTGGACGTGAAGGACATCCGGTACGTCGGGAGCCAGAACTGGCCGTTCCCGAGCCAGCTGATGGTCGGGTTCGTCGCGCAGTACGCGGGCGGCGAGATCACGCTCGACAAGGAAGAGCTCGAGGACGCGCGCTGGTTCCCCCGCGCCGAGCTGCCGACGGGGCCCGCGCGCCACTCGATTGCCGGCTGGATCCTCGCGAACTTCGCTCAGCCCTGA
- a CDS encoding crotonase/enoyl-CoA hydratase family protein, giving the protein MAFAEIGYEVADRVATVTLQRPEKLNAVTATMIDELCAAFDAADADDGVRAVIVTGAGRAFCAGADLSAGGRTFDAAARGRAESPEAHEDGGGRVALRIFDLTKPVIAAINGPAVGFGVTLTLPMDVRLASTAARLGFVFARRGVVPEACSTWFLPRLVGPARAAEWIYTGRVFDAEEARAGGLVSRVVAPEALLPAARELAREIADNTSAVAVALARQMLWRLLGADHPMDAHRLDSQAMFWTGRSADAREGIAAFLEKRPARFTGRPSKDMPPFYPWWPPRPFK; this is encoded by the coding sequence ATGGCGTTCGCCGAGATCGGGTACGAGGTGGCGGACCGCGTCGCGACGGTGACGCTCCAGCGCCCCGAGAAGCTCAACGCGGTCACCGCCACGATGATCGACGAGCTCTGCGCCGCGTTCGACGCGGCCGACGCCGACGACGGCGTGCGCGCGGTGATCGTCACCGGCGCGGGCCGCGCCTTCTGCGCGGGCGCCGACCTCTCCGCCGGCGGCCGGACCTTCGACGCCGCCGCGCGCGGCCGCGCCGAGTCGCCGGAAGCGCACGAGGACGGCGGCGGGCGCGTCGCGCTCCGGATCTTCGACCTGACGAAGCCCGTGATCGCCGCGATCAACGGACCCGCCGTCGGCTTCGGCGTGACGCTGACGCTCCCGATGGACGTGCGGCTCGCCTCGACCGCCGCGCGCCTCGGCTTCGTCTTCGCCCGGCGCGGCGTGGTGCCCGAGGCGTGCTCGACGTGGTTCCTGCCCCGGCTCGTCGGGCCGGCCCGCGCCGCCGAGTGGATCTACACCGGGCGCGTGTTCGACGCCGAGGAGGCGCGCGCGGGCGGCCTCGTGAGCCGCGTCGTGGCGCCGGAGGCGCTGCTCCCGGCCGCGCGCGAGCTCGCGCGCGAGATCGCCGACAACACCTCGGCGGTCGCCGTCGCGCTCGCGCGCCAGATGCTGTGGCGCCTCCTGGGCGCCGACCATCCGATGGACGCGCACCGCCTGGACTCGCAGGCGATGTTCTGGACGGGCCGCTCCGCCGACGCGCGCGAGGGCATCGCCGCGTTCCTCGAGAAGCGCCCGGCCCGCTTCACGGGGAGGCCGAGCAAGGACATGCCGCCCTTCTATCCCTGGTGGCCGCCGCGGCCGTTCAAGTGA
- a CDS encoding LLM class flavin-dependent oxidoreductase, whose product MHVGMATVFQNPKKARADREVYLNELRLADLAEPLGFESVWGVEHHFTDYTMCPDVLQFLTYMAGRTRRAKLGSMVVVLPWHDPMRVAEEVSMLDNISDGRLILGLGRGAGRVEFDGFRLSMDESRERFVESAEMLLRGLETGVCEYEGKFVRQPRAAIRPAPFKSFRGRTYAASVSPESVPIMAKLGVGMLVIPQKPWPEVAKELDGYRAAYRQLNGAEAPPPVCAGWTFCDASAERAREQALRYIGGYYQTVLDHYKFQDDHLKTTKGYEYYGKMADKIQQYGTDKVIEYFVNLQVWGTPEQCYERILDVRRRVGNDTFVGVFSYAGMDYGEAERNMRLFAKDVMPALQKLGAAPVPTAAPEPAPALNVGLLGS is encoded by the coding sequence ATGCACGTCGGTATGGCCACCGTCTTCCAGAACCCCAAGAAGGCGCGCGCGGACCGCGAGGTCTACTTGAACGAGCTCAGGCTGGCGGACCTCGCCGAGCCCCTCGGCTTCGAGTCCGTGTGGGGCGTCGAGCACCACTTCACCGACTACACCATGTGCCCGGACGTGCTGCAGTTCCTCACCTACATGGCCGGGCGGACGCGGCGGGCGAAGCTCGGCTCGATGGTCGTCGTGCTCCCGTGGCACGACCCGATGCGCGTGGCCGAAGAGGTCTCGATGCTCGACAACATCTCCGACGGGCGGCTCATCCTCGGGCTCGGCCGCGGCGCCGGCCGCGTCGAGTTCGACGGCTTCCGCCTCTCGATGGACGAGTCGCGCGAGCGCTTCGTCGAATCGGCCGAGATGCTGCTGCGCGGCCTCGAGACGGGCGTCTGCGAGTACGAGGGCAAGTTCGTCCGGCAGCCGCGCGCCGCGATCCGGCCGGCGCCGTTCAAGTCGTTCCGCGGGCGCACCTACGCCGCCTCCGTCTCGCCCGAGTCGGTGCCGATCATGGCGAAGCTCGGGGTCGGCATGCTCGTCATCCCGCAGAAGCCGTGGCCCGAGGTCGCCAAGGAGCTCGACGGCTACCGCGCGGCGTACCGGCAGCTGAACGGCGCGGAGGCGCCGCCGCCCGTGTGCGCCGGCTGGACCTTCTGCGACGCGAGCGCCGAGCGCGCCCGCGAGCAGGCGCTGCGCTACATCGGCGGCTACTACCAGACCGTGCTCGACCACTACAAGTTCCAGGACGACCACCTCAAGACGACCAAGGGCTACGAGTACTACGGCAAGATGGCGGACAAGATCCAGCAGTACGGCACCGACAAGGTCATCGAGTACTTCGTGAACCTCCAGGTCTGGGGCACGCCCGAGCAGTGCTACGAGCGGATCCTCGACGTGCGCCGCCGTGTCGGCAACGACACCTTCGTCGGCGTCTTCAGCTACGCCGGCATGGACTACGGCGAGGCCGAGCGGAACATGCGGCTCTTCGCGAAGGACGTCATGCCCGCGCTCCAGAAGCTCGGCGCGGCGCCCGTCCCGACCGCCGCGCCGGAGCCGGCCCCGGCGCTCAACGTCGGCCTCCTCGGGTCCTGA
- a CDS encoding xanthine dehydrogenase family protein molybdopterin-binding subunit, whose protein sequence is MRVAMIGASHPRLGGERLAAGRGRFVGDVRPPGTLEAAVLRSPHAHARIVGIDAARALRLPGVRAVLTAADVPADAVIPNRVPAPDGTARYLQPAIARGVARYVGEPVALVVADDRYVAADALELIRVDYAPLPACASVAAALAPDAPRLFPGTDGNNVATIRMRVGDAGAALAGAHLVVRERFRHSRQTAAALETRGLVAVPPDPRGGELHLIGSTKCIHINRGILAPIFGIPPGALRLTEVDVGGGFGVRGELYPEDILVPLAALKLGRPVRFIEDRRENLVAANHARETEYDLEIGLDAAGRIVGMRAVIHADIGAYVRTAALVPAEFGAALLPGPYRVPAYACDLWSVVTNKTPVGTLRSPGRPECNFARERLLDVAAARLRLDPAELRRRNLIRPDEMPYDTGTTSFGATTVYDSGDFPALFEELLRRLDYARARDEQRALAPRGVRRGIGLAAYVEKTGLGPFETAHVEAKADATFTVDTGASSMGPGLETALAQILGDALGLPADRFVVRHPDTAAIESGVGTYGSRGTVMAGNAVHLAAAKLVEEAKTRAAALLGGPADAVEYARGRLRANGKSVTLDELAARGRLAAGASFTVAKVTYAGCAVGVVLDVDEATGRVHLRRVVVGADVGRAVNPALIEGQLVGGVAFGIGNALLESLEYDTAGQPLCGTLLDYALPLADDVPPIECFFQEIPARTNPLGLRGLGECGNPGLGAAIANAVCDALREHGVALTALPLTPARVLAALRRAAP, encoded by the coding sequence ATGCGGGTCGCGATGATCGGCGCCAGCCACCCGCGCCTCGGCGGCGAGCGACTCGCGGCCGGCCGCGGCCGATTCGTCGGCGACGTCCGGCCGCCGGGCACGCTCGAGGCGGCCGTCCTCCGGTCGCCGCACGCGCACGCGCGCATCGTCGGGATCGACGCCGCCCGCGCGCTGCGGCTTCCCGGCGTGCGCGCGGTCCTCACGGCCGCCGACGTGCCCGCGGACGCCGTCATCCCGAACCGCGTCCCCGCGCCCGACGGCACGGCGCGCTACCTCCAGCCCGCGATCGCGCGCGGCGTCGCGCGCTACGTCGGCGAGCCCGTGGCCCTCGTCGTCGCCGACGACCGCTACGTCGCCGCCGACGCGCTCGAGCTGATCCGCGTGGACTACGCGCCCCTCCCGGCGTGCGCGAGCGTCGCCGCCGCGCTCGCGCCCGACGCGCCGCGGCTCTTCCCCGGGACCGACGGAAACAACGTCGCGACGATCCGGATGCGCGTCGGTGACGCCGGCGCGGCCCTCGCCGGCGCGCACCTCGTCGTGCGCGAGCGCTTCCGCCACTCGCGGCAGACGGCGGCCGCCCTCGAGACGCGCGGGCTCGTCGCCGTGCCGCCCGACCCGCGGGGCGGCGAGCTGCACCTCATCGGCTCGACCAAGTGCATCCACATCAACCGCGGGATCCTCGCGCCGATCTTCGGGATTCCGCCCGGCGCGCTCCGCCTCACCGAGGTGGACGTGGGCGGCGGCTTCGGCGTCCGCGGCGAGCTCTACCCGGAGGACATCCTGGTCCCGCTCGCCGCGCTGAAGCTCGGCCGTCCCGTGCGCTTCATCGAGGACCGCCGCGAGAACCTCGTCGCGGCGAACCACGCGCGCGAGACCGAGTACGACCTCGAGATCGGGCTCGACGCCGCGGGGCGCATCGTCGGCATGCGCGCCGTGATCCACGCCGACATCGGCGCGTACGTGCGGACGGCGGCGCTCGTGCCCGCCGAGTTCGGTGCGGCGCTCCTGCCGGGGCCGTACCGCGTGCCCGCCTACGCGTGCGACCTCTGGAGCGTCGTGACGAACAAGACGCCCGTCGGCACGCTCCGCTCGCCCGGCCGCCCGGAGTGCAACTTCGCGCGTGAGCGGCTGCTCGACGTCGCGGCCGCGCGACTCCGGCTCGACCCGGCCGAGCTGCGGCGGCGCAACCTGATCCGTCCCGACGAGATGCCCTACGACACGGGCACGACCTCGTTCGGCGCCACGACCGTCTACGACTCGGGCGATTTCCCGGCGCTCTTCGAGGAGCTGCTGCGCCGGCTCGACTACGCCCGGGCGCGCGACGAGCAGCGGGCGCTCGCGCCGCGGGGCGTGCGCCGCGGCATCGGCCTGGCCGCCTACGTCGAGAAGACGGGGCTCGGCCCGTTCGAGACGGCGCACGTCGAGGCGAAGGCGGACGCCACCTTCACGGTGGACACGGGCGCCTCATCCATGGGACCGGGGCTCGAGACCGCGCTCGCGCAGATCCTCGGGGACGCGCTCGGGCTCCCGGCCGACCGCTTCGTCGTGCGCCATCCGGACACGGCGGCCATCGAGAGCGGCGTCGGCACCTACGGCTCGCGCGGCACCGTGATGGCGGGCAACGCCGTACACCTCGCCGCCGCGAAGCTCGTCGAGGAGGCGAAGACGCGCGCCGCCGCGCTGCTCGGCGGGCCCGCCGACGCCGTCGAGTACGCGCGGGGCCGGCTGCGCGCGAACGGCAAGAGCGTCACGCTCGACGAGCTGGCCGCGCGCGGGCGGCTGGCCGCCGGCGCGTCGTTCACCGTCGCCAAGGTCACCTACGCCGGCTGCGCCGTCGGGGTCGTGCTCGACGTGGACGAGGCGACGGGGCGCGTGCACCTGCGCCGCGTGGTCGTCGGCGCCGACGTGGGCCGCGCCGTGAACCCGGCGCTGATCGAGGGGCAGCTCGTCGGCGGCGTCGCGTTCGGCATCGGCAACGCGCTGTTGGAGAGCCTCGAGTACGACACGGCGGGCCAGCCGCTCTGCGGCACGCTCCTCGACTACGCACTGCCGCTGGCGGACGACGTCCCGCCGATCGAGTGCTTCTTCCAGGAAATCCCCGCGCGGACCAACCCGCTCGGCCTCCGCGGCCTCGGCGAGTGCGGCAATCCCGGGCTCGGCGCGGCCATCGCCAACGCCGTCTGCGACGCGCTCCGCGAGCACGGCGTCGCGCTCACGGCCCTGCCCCTCACGCCCGCGCGGGTCCTCGCGGCGCTCCGGCGCGCCGCGCCGTAA